In the genome of Fimbriimonadaceae bacterium, one region contains:
- a CDS encoding ATP-binding protein — protein sequence MNTENLKMIPVADTVDMSIWTGYEDVLHSTWMLNRRGAFQVTRHLPGKLNDTALSEALVALGGRLLLERHSWSSKGYVYEFDDAILSLSSNILSIAAMTKDFALQLAEETAKHFVVKEPSDKKVTIEFCYAGQCGVARNSREIEAPYWESIKTNYPLSAQEELDDLTSKAKPTGGRLILFTGPPGTGKTTAARALAKAWYGWCKGVYVLDPERFFGAPAYMMELLTDTESNDDDDDDDTETTDEEKTPAKWVLFIIEDADEYISATSKERYGREVARVLNLLDGMIGQGLNILMLFSANMEPSEVNEAFARPGRCLRSIDFGRLTPEEAIDWARKNGLDLNRLESAAGKTIGFRNRSDFSLAELYELLRLQGEDSVPSIIAELPEPVML from the coding sequence ATGAACACAGAAAACTTAAAGATGATTCCGGTCGCCGATACGGTGGACATGTCTATATGGACGGGCTACGAAGATGTCCTCCATAGCACGTGGATGCTGAACCGGCGCGGCGCTTTCCAAGTGACACGACACTTGCCTGGAAAGCTCAACGACACAGCGCTTTCTGAAGCCTTGGTGGCTTTGGGAGGGCGACTTTTACTTGAGCGGCATTCGTGGTCGTCAAAGGGATACGTTTATGAATTTGACGACGCAATTTTGTCGCTAAGCTCGAACATACTGTCTATCGCTGCAATGACGAAAGATTTCGCCTTGCAGCTTGCTGAAGAAACGGCTAAACACTTTGTCGTGAAAGAACCAAGCGACAAGAAGGTAACGATCGAGTTCTGCTATGCGGGACAGTGCGGCGTTGCCAGAAACAGCCGTGAGATCGAAGCTCCCTACTGGGAATCGATCAAGACGAACTACCCGCTCTCTGCACAGGAAGAGCTGGACGACCTGACTTCGAAGGCGAAGCCCACAGGCGGAAGGCTGATCCTATTCACTGGACCTCCTGGAACAGGCAAGACCACGGCGGCTAGAGCCCTGGCGAAAGCTTGGTACGGGTGGTGCAAGGGCGTGTACGTGCTCGATCCCGAAAGGTTCTTTGGGGCGCCTGCGTACATGATGGAACTGCTTACTGACACTGAAAGCAACGACGATGATGACGACGACGATACCGAGACGACCGACGAAGAGAAGACACCCGCGAAGTGGGTGCTCTTCATCATCGAGGACGCGGACGAGTACATCTCGGCGACATCGAAGGAGCGCTACGGTCGAGAAGTCGCGCGGGTATTGAACCTGCTCGATGGAATGATTGGTCAGGGCTTGAACATCCTGATGCTCTTTTCGGCGAATATGGAGCCGTCAGAGGTCAACGAGGCCTTTGCCAGACCCGGACGGTGCTTGAGGTCTATCGACTTTGGTCGATTGACGCCCGAGGAAGCGATTGATTGGGCAAGGAAAAATGGTCTTGACCTGAATCGCTTAGAATCGGCGGCTGGCAAGACAATCGGATTTAGAAATCGATCCGATTTCTCGCTTGCTGAACTTTACGAGCTTCTGCGATTGCAGGGTGAGGACAGTGTCCCCTCAATCATCGCGGAATTGCCGGAACCGGTAATGCTCTAA
- a CDS encoding B12-binding domain-containing radical SAM protein, which produces MSKERSILFLAMSGVRIKDKELLEFGMTLPGFVERGKVIASLPSLGLLTLAALTPEHWRVEYREVDAEIEETVQAILRERFDVVAISSLTARILDAYSIADQLRSEGMTVVLGGLHASVMPSEAANHADSVVVGEGESVWKQVLADFEAGKLQQRYTTLGTTEQRYSFADSPLPRFDLLDINRYNRITIQTTRGCPLDCSFCAASRMISSYKRKPIPRIRREIEAILDRWPKPFIELADDNTFIHRKWSLELVQMIGEYPVRWFTETDIRLADDPELLDALAKSGCAQVLIGLESSAPESLSETDRGGWKRKQLEFYAEKIDRIQSAGISVNGCFILGFDHDDVGVFDRTREFVERLNLSEVQITILTPFPGTALTNRLRDEGRLLKPIYWDECTLFDVTYRPQKMSPDDLRDGFRRLAGEIYSDDATAQRKQSFHSSLRKSKRRVQETINHGSP; this is translated from the coding sequence ATGTCCAAAGAACGCTCGATCCTCTTTCTTGCGATGAGCGGGGTTAGGATCAAGGACAAGGAACTTCTCGAATTTGGCATGACCCTCCCTGGATTCGTGGAGCGGGGCAAAGTCATCGCTTCCCTGCCAAGCCTTGGACTCCTTACTCTTGCTGCGCTCACCCCGGAACACTGGCGGGTCGAGTATCGAGAAGTTGACGCCGAGATCGAAGAGACGGTTCAAGCGATACTTCGAGAGCGGTTTGATGTTGTTGCGATCTCTTCGCTCACAGCCCGTATCCTTGATGCCTATTCTATTGCCGATCAATTGAGGTCGGAGGGGATGACCGTCGTGCTTGGGGGATTGCATGCGTCTGTCATGCCATCTGAAGCGGCAAACCATGCCGACTCCGTGGTGGTTGGGGAGGGCGAGTCCGTGTGGAAGCAAGTTCTTGCCGACTTTGAAGCAGGAAAGCTCCAACAAAGATACACGACTCTCGGCACGACGGAACAACGCTATTCCTTTGCAGACTCCCCACTTCCCCGCTTCGACCTTCTCGACATAAACCGCTACAACAGAATCACAATCCAAACCACACGCGGGTGCCCTCTCGACTGCTCCTTTTGTGCGGCTTCCCGAATGATCAGCAGCTACAAACGAAAGCCGATTCCTCGCATTCGGCGGGAGATCGAAGCCATTCTTGACCGTTGGCCGAAGCCTTTTATAGAGCTTGCCGACGACAACACATTCATCCATCGAAAGTGGTCCCTCGAACTGGTGCAAATGATCGGTGAATATCCAGTTCGCTGGTTTACCGAAACCGACATTCGACTTGCCGACGACCCCGAACTTCTTGATGCTCTTGCCAAGTCCGGATGTGCGCAGGTTCTTATCGGGTTGGAGTCGTCTGCGCCAGAGTCCCTTTCCGAAACCGACCGAGGCGGCTGGAAACGAAAGCAGCTTGAGTTTTACGCGGAGAAGATTGACCGCATTCAATCCGCCGGAATTTCGGTGAACGGGTGCTTTATCCTGGGTTTCGATCATGACGACGTTGGCGTCTTTGACCGCACGCGAGAGTTCGTCGAGAGACTGAATCTCTCTGAAGTACAAATCACGATACTCACTCCTTTCCCAGGCACTGCCCTTACAAACCGGCTTCGTGACGAGGGCCGTCTTTTGAAGCCCATTTACTGGGATGAATGCACCCTTTTCGATGTGACCTACAGGCCACAAAAGATGTCGCCTGATGACTTGCGAGACGGCTTCCGCCGTCTTGCCGGAGAAATCTATTCAGATGATGCCACTGCTCAAAGAAAACAGTCCTTTCATAGTAGTCTGCGAAAGTCAAAGCGCAGAGTC